One Struthio camelus isolate bStrCam1 chromosome 28, bStrCam1.hap1, whole genome shotgun sequence genomic region harbors:
- the WNT1 gene encoding proto-oncogene Wnt-1, with amino-acid sequence MRPAALILGLRTLWVLAFSSLSNTLAVNNSGRWWGIINVASSTNLLTDSKNVQLVLDPSLQLLSRKQRKLIRQNPGILHSISTGLQSAIKECKWQFRNRRWNCPTSQGPNIFGKIVNRGCRETAFIFAITSAGVTHSVARSCSEGSIESCTCDYRRRGPGGPDWHWGGCSDNIDFGRLFGREFVDSSEKGRDLRFLMNLHNNEAGRMTVFSEMRQECKCHGMSGSCTVRTCWMRLPTFRAVGDFLKDRFDGASRVIYGNKGSNRASRVELHHLEPENPAHKPPSPHDLVYFEKSPNFCTYSGKTGTAGTAGRFCNSSSPGLDGCELLCCGRGYRTRTQRVTERCNCTFHWCCHVSCLNCTNTQVLHECL; translated from the exons GACCTGCCGCATTAATTTTAGGCTTGAGGACGCTGTGGGTTTTGGcgttttcctccctttccaaCACGCTGGCGGTGAATAACAGCGGGCGATGGTG GGGGATCATCAACGTGGCCTCCTCCACCAACCTGCTCACCGACTCCAAGAACGTGCAGCTGGTGCTGgaccccagcctgcagctgctgaGCCGCAAGCAGCGCAAGCTGATCCGCCAGAACCCCGGCATCCTGCACAGCATCAGCACCGGCCTCCAGAGCGCCATCAAGGAGTGCAAGTGGCAGTTCCGCAACCGCCGCTGGAACTGCCCCACCTCCCAGGGCCCCAACATCTTCGGCAAAATTGTCAACCGAG GCTGCCGGGAGACGGCCTTCATCTTCGCCATCACCAGCGCCGGCGTGACGCACTCGGTGGCACGGTCCTGCTCGGAGGGCTCCATCGAGTCGTGCACCTGCGACtaccggcgccgcggccccggggggcccgACTGGCACTGGGGCGGCTGCAGCGACAACATCGACTTCGGGCGGCTCTTCGGCAGGGAGTTCGTGGACTCCAGCGAGAAGGGCCGCGACCTCCGCTTCCTCATGAACCTGCACAACAATGAGGCCGGGCGCATG ACCGTCTTCTCGGAGATGCGGCAGGAGTGCAAGTGCCATGGCATGTCGGGCTCGTGCACGGTGCGCACGTGCTGGATGCGGCTGCCCACCTTCCGCGCCGTGGGCGACTTCCTCAAGGACCGCTTCGACGGCGCCTCGCGGGTCATCTACGGCAACAAGGGCAGCAACCGGGCGTCGCGGGTGGAGCTGCACCACCTGGAGCCCGAGAACCCGGCGCACAAGCCGCCCTCGCCCCACGACCTCGTCTACTTCGAGAAGTCGCCCAACTTCTGCACCTACAGCGGGAAGACGGGCACGGCGGGCACGGCCGGGCGCTTCTGCAACAGCTCCTCGCCGGGCCTGGACGGCTGCGAGCTGCTGTGCTGCGGGCGCGGGTACCGCACGCGCACCCAGCGCGTCACCGAGCGCTGCAACTGCACTTTCCACTGGTGCTGCCACGTCAGCTGCTTGAACTGCACCAACACGCAAGTGCTGCACGAGTGCTTGTGA